The Microbacter sp. GSS18 genome has a segment encoding these proteins:
- a CDS encoding DUF5302 domain-containing protein, translating to MPVGNLTDPISGALISPSSADPGRDASLAAWPLRAYRGDMSTDGKPPGAASEDVKRKFREALDSKNAHHREGEAHLDGESAIHHTHEAMTRREFRRKSG from the coding sequence ATGCCCGTGGGCAACCTCACCGATCCTATCAGCGGGGCCCTGATCAGCCCATCTTCTGCCGACCCCGGTCGCGACGCCTCCCTGGCGGCGTGGCCGCTGCGCGCCTATCGTGGCGACATGAGCACCGACGGCAAGCCCCCCGGGGCGGCATCCGAGGACGTCAAGCGCAAGTTCCGAGAGGCGCTCGACAGCAAGAACGCCCACCACCGCGAAGGCGAGGCCCACCTGGATGGCGAATCGGCCATCCACCACACCCACGAGGCCATGACCAGACGCGAGTTCCGGCGGAAGAGCGGATAG
- a CDS encoding VTT domain-containing protein → MIDEALAQLASGPWALPVLYALVLGDAFLVVVPGEAAVTAFGALAVMIGRPPLPAVIAVAALAAFTGDAACYAIGRAVGLHRWRWMRTRRVQTAFAWASARMDRRLGAVLFTARFIPFARLAVNITAGATRLPAPRHLVITGLAACAWAVYQALIGALVARIVPGGPIVAVLVSIGVAVALGVALDAVLSRATRPRA, encoded by the coding sequence GTGATCGACGAGGCGCTGGCCCAGCTGGCGAGCGGACCGTGGGCGCTGCCGGTGCTTTACGCGCTCGTGCTCGGCGACGCATTCCTCGTGGTCGTTCCCGGCGAAGCCGCCGTCACGGCCTTCGGCGCCCTCGCCGTCATGATCGGCCGACCGCCCTTGCCCGCGGTCATCGCCGTCGCGGCCCTCGCCGCCTTCACCGGCGACGCCGCCTGCTATGCGATCGGGCGCGCCGTGGGCCTGCACCGCTGGCGGTGGATGCGCACGCGCCGCGTTCAGACCGCGTTCGCGTGGGCGAGCGCCCGCATGGACAGGCGGCTCGGCGCCGTGCTCTTCACAGCGCGGTTCATCCCGTTCGCCCGCCTCGCGGTCAACATCACCGCGGGCGCCACGCGCCTGCCCGCGCCGCGCCACCTCGTCATCACCGGCCTGGCGGCGTGCGCGTGGGCGGTCTACCAGGCGCTCATCGGCGCTCTCGTGGCACGCATCGTCCCCGGCGGGCCGATCGTCGCGGTGCTCGTGTCGATCGGCGTCGCCGTGGCCCTCGGGGTGGCCCTGGATGCGGTGCTCTCCCGCGCGACGCGCCCGCGTGCCTGA
- a CDS encoding histidine phosphatase family protein: MTHYIYLVRHGEHQDAEHGLTDGPLSARGRRQAQLLAGRLSSVAFDSVRHSPLERAAQTAQAVAERMPAVTPSPSALLFDCIPTGITPDTPTVFEPFFGGVTEAEIDAGRAQMSDAVSEFLVRQAGDVHDLIITHNFVIAWFIREVLQAPEWRWMTLNQAHCGLSVIAQKPGRPWTLVSHNDMAHLPPELRTGLPDDYPV, from the coding sequence GTGACGCACTACATCTACCTCGTGCGGCATGGCGAGCATCAGGATGCCGAGCACGGCCTCACGGACGGCCCCCTGTCCGCCCGCGGTCGACGCCAGGCCCAACTGCTCGCCGGCCGCCTGTCGTCGGTGGCCTTCGACAGCGTCCGTCATTCGCCCCTCGAGCGCGCCGCCCAGACCGCACAGGCCGTCGCAGAGCGGATGCCTGCGGTGACGCCGTCCCCGTCGGCGCTCCTGTTCGACTGCATCCCGACAGGGATCACGCCCGACACGCCGACGGTGTTCGAGCCGTTCTTCGGCGGCGTCACCGAGGCCGAGATCGACGCGGGCCGCGCCCAGATGTCGGACGCCGTGAGCGAGTTCCTCGTGCGTCAGGCAGGCGACGTCCACGACCTCATCATCACGCACAACTTCGTCATCGCGTGGTTCATCCGCGAGGTGCTCCAGGCGCCCGAGTGGCGCTGGATGACGCTCAACCAGGCGCACTGCGGGCTGTCGGTGATCGCCCAGAAGCCGGGACGGCCGTGGACCCTGGTGTCGCACAACGACATGGCGCACCTGCCGCCCGAGCTGCGCACCGGGCTCCCCGACGACTATCCGGTCTGA
- a CDS encoding FMN reductase → MTAARRIAVVSAGLSNPSSTRMLADRMTAAVVAELSARGFQVDVDVVELRDHAHAITDNLLTGFAPPALESVVNTVVSADAIIAVTPIFSTSYSGLFKSFIDVIDPDALRGTPVLIGANAGTARHSLAIDYAIRPLFTYLHADPVPTGVFAASSDWGGSADDVAPLSARIDRGAREFAEAIERRPAAVTSDPFDPAGYLGEGRSFGHLLGGLAGE, encoded by the coding sequence ATGACCGCGGCGCGTCGGATCGCCGTCGTGTCGGCGGGGCTGTCGAACCCCTCGTCGACCCGCATGCTCGCCGACCGCATGACGGCCGCCGTCGTCGCGGAGCTCTCGGCCCGGGGCTTCCAGGTCGACGTCGACGTGGTCGAGCTGCGCGATCACGCGCACGCCATCACCGACAACCTGCTGACGGGCTTCGCGCCCCCGGCGCTGGAGTCCGTGGTCAACACCGTCGTGTCGGCCGACGCGATCATCGCGGTGACGCCGATCTTCTCGACGAGCTACTCGGGGCTGTTCAAGTCCTTCATCGACGTGATCGACCCGGATGCGCTGCGCGGCACCCCGGTCCTGATCGGCGCAAACGCGGGCACGGCGCGCCACTCGCTGGCGATCGACTACGCCATCCGGCCGCTGTTCACGTACCTGCACGCCGACCCGGTTCCGACCGGCGTCTTCGCGGCCTCGAGCGACTGGGGCGGCTCCGCCGACGACGTGGCGCCGCTGAGCGCCCGCATCGACCGCGGTGCGCGCGAGTTCGCCGAGGCGATCGAGCGCCGCCCGGCCGCCGTGACGTCGGATCCGTTCGACCCGGCGGGCTATCTGGGTGAAGGGCGCTCCTTCGGGCATCTCCTCGGCGGTCTCGCGGGCGAATAG
- a CDS encoding aldo/keto reductase: MRPIGIGAEAEPQSATPQAGAVHPSAPIPVQGAPLGSALRVALGDSGADIFPLILGGAEFGWNVDLESSHAILDTYAELGGNAVHTADSFSGGRSEHIIGQWLRSRGLRDEMVLLDRIGGNPDHPGLGPVNLVRAVEASLTRLGTDRIDVLYLDATADDVTAIEDTLATAEWLVEAGKVRSVGAVGYTAAQLVEARILVSAGLPRLNVLDVPFNVLRRHEFDADLRLVAEAQGIAVTPSHALEHGFLAGRYRSRARGPLSYRAAQLAANLNRRGSRTLRALDAIGTQLGVPDAAVAVAWLLAQKAVAAPIVNAFAPEHVEELVQGVGVRLSRSQLADIARVAE; the protein is encoded by the coding sequence ATGAGACCCATAGGGATCGGAGCAGAGGCGGAGCCGCAGTCGGCGACGCCTCAGGCCGGCGCGGTGCATCCGTCCGCGCCCATCCCCGTCCAGGGTGCGCCGCTGGGCAGCGCCCTGCGGGTGGCCCTCGGCGACTCGGGCGCGGACATCTTCCCCCTCATCCTCGGGGGCGCCGAGTTCGGCTGGAACGTCGACCTGGAGTCCAGCCACGCCATCCTCGACACGTACGCCGAGCTGGGCGGCAACGCCGTCCACACCGCCGACAGCTTCTCGGGCGGCCGCAGCGAGCACATCATCGGCCAGTGGCTGCGCTCCCGCGGGCTGCGCGACGAGATGGTGCTTCTCGACCGCATCGGCGGCAACCCCGACCACCCGGGCCTCGGCCCGGTCAACCTGGTGCGCGCCGTCGAGGCCTCCCTCACGCGCCTGGGCACGGACCGCATCGACGTGCTGTACCTCGACGCGACCGCCGACGACGTCACGGCGATCGAGGACACTCTCGCGACCGCCGAATGGCTGGTCGAGGCCGGCAAGGTGCGTTCGGTCGGCGCCGTCGGCTACACGGCTGCGCAGCTGGTCGAGGCGCGCATCCTCGTGTCGGCGGGCCTGCCGCGCTTGAACGTGCTCGACGTCCCCTTCAACGTGCTGCGGCGCCACGAGTTCGACGCCGACCTGCGTCTGGTCGCCGAGGCGCAGGGCATCGCGGTGACGCCCTCGCACGCGCTCGAGCACGGCTTCCTCGCCGGGCGCTATCGCTCGCGGGCGCGCGGACCGCTGTCGTACCGCGCCGCGCAGCTGGCGGCCAACCTCAACCGGCGCGGCAGCCGCACGCTGCGCGCGCTCGACGCGATCGGCACGCAGCTCGGGGTCCCCGACGCCGCGGTCGCCGTCGCGTGGCTGCTCGCTCAGAAGGCCGTCGCCGCGCCGATCGTCAACGCGTTCGCCCCGGAGCACGTCGAAGAGCTCGTGCAGGGCGTCGGCGTGCGGCTCAGCCGGTCCCAGCTCGCCGACATCGCCCGGGTCGCCGAGTAA
- a CDS encoding polyribonucleotide nucleotidyltransferase — MEGPEITAAEAVLDNGRFGTRTIRFETGRLAQQAQGAVAAYLDEETMLLSATSAGKHPREGFDFFPLTVDVEERSYAAGKIPGSFFRREGRPSTEAILVCRLIDRPLRPSFVDGLRNEVQIVVTVLSIAPGEFYDALAINAASASTQISGLPFSGPIAGVRLALVPGHGDHEDQWVAFPNTKVLEESVFDLMVAGRVLPDGDVAIMMVEAEATEHSWNLIKGGATKPSEEVVASGLEAAKPFLKQLVEAQAQMAATSSKEPGVYPVFPPYSSETYDFVAERAYGELSGVYQIADKVERQNADDAIKERVKAELTAAVAEGRLPESALGEFGGAYKSVTKKIVRGRILSEGVRIDGRGLADIRPLDAEVQVIPRVHGSAIFQRGETQIMGVTTLNMLKMEQQIDSLSPTTSKRYMHHYNFPPYSTGETGRVGSPKRREIGHGFLAERALVPVLPSREEFPYAIRQVSEALGSNGSTSMGSVCASTLSLLNAGVPLRAPVAGIAMGLVSDEVDGQTRYAALTDILGAEDALGDMDFKVAGTSEFVTAIQLDTKLDGIPSSVLSAALTQAKEARLTILGVLNAAIDSPDEMAPTAPRVISVQIPVDKIGELIGPKGKTINGIQDETGADISIEEDGTVYIGATDGPSAEAARAQVNAIANPTNPEVGEQFLGTVVKIATFGAFISLLPGKDGLLHISEVRKLAGGKRVENVDDVVSVGQKLLVRITKVDDRGKLSLEPVIEEAASAEAEAPAQA, encoded by the coding sequence TTGGAAGGTCCGGAAATCACCGCAGCCGAAGCCGTCCTCGACAACGGACGCTTCGGCACCCGCACGATCCGCTTCGAAACGGGTCGTCTGGCGCAGCAGGCGCAGGGCGCCGTCGCCGCCTACCTCGACGAGGAGACCATGCTCCTGTCGGCCACCAGTGCCGGCAAGCACCCTCGTGAGGGCTTCGACTTCTTCCCGCTGACCGTCGACGTCGAGGAGCGCTCGTACGCCGCCGGCAAGATCCCCGGCTCGTTCTTCCGTCGCGAGGGCCGCCCCTCGACGGAGGCGATCCTGGTGTGCCGTCTGATCGACCGTCCGCTGCGTCCGTCGTTCGTCGACGGCCTGCGCAACGAGGTCCAGATCGTCGTGACGGTCCTCTCGATCGCTCCGGGCGAGTTCTACGACGCGCTGGCGATCAACGCCGCGTCGGCGTCGACCCAGATCTCGGGTCTGCCGTTCTCGGGTCCGATCGCAGGCGTCCGCCTCGCGCTCGTGCCTGGCCACGGCGACCACGAGGACCAGTGGGTCGCGTTCCCGAACACCAAGGTGCTCGAGGAGTCCGTGTTCGACCTGATGGTCGCCGGACGCGTGCTGCCCGACGGCGACGTCGCGATCATGATGGTCGAGGCCGAGGCCACCGAGCACAGCTGGAACCTCATCAAGGGCGGCGCCACCAAGCCGAGCGAAGAGGTCGTGGCCTCCGGCCTCGAGGCCGCCAAGCCCTTCCTCAAGCAGCTCGTCGAGGCGCAGGCCCAGATGGCCGCGACGTCGTCGAAGGAGCCGGGCGTGTACCCGGTCTTCCCGCCGTACTCGTCCGAGACGTACGACTTCGTCGCCGAGCGCGCGTACGGCGAGCTCTCGGGCGTCTACCAGATCGCCGACAAGGTCGAGCGTCAGAACGCGGACGATGCCATCAAGGAGCGCGTGAAGGCGGAGCTCACGGCCGCAGTCGCCGAGGGTCGGCTGCCCGAGTCGGCGCTGGGCGAGTTCGGCGGTGCGTACAAGTCGGTCACGAAGAAGATCGTGCGCGGCCGCATCCTCAGCGAGGGTGTGCGCATCGACGGTCGCGGGCTGGCGGACATCCGCCCGCTCGACGCCGAGGTGCAGGTCATCCCGCGGGTCCACGGCTCGGCCATCTTCCAGCGCGGCGAGACCCAGATCATGGGTGTCACCACGCTGAACATGCTCAAGATGGAGCAGCAGATCGACTCGCTGTCGCCCACGACCAGCAAGCGCTACATGCACCACTACAACTTCCCGCCGTACTCGACCGGTGAGACCGGCCGTGTGGGAAGCCCGAAGCGTCGCGAGATCGGGCACGGCTTCCTCGCCGAGCGCGCCCTCGTGCCGGTGCTGCCCAGCCGCGAGGAGTTCCCGTACGCGATCCGTCAGGTCTCCGAGGCGCTGGGCTCCAACGGCTCGACGTCGATGGGCTCGGTGTGCGCCTCGACCCTGTCGCTGCTGAACGCGGGTGTGCCGCTGCGCGCCCCCGTCGCCGGCATCGCGATGGGTCTGGTCTCGGACGAGGTCGACGGCCAGACGCGCTACGCCGCGCTGACCGACATCCTCGGCGCCGAGGACGCGCTGGGCGACATGGACTTCAAGGTCGCCGGCACGAGCGAGTTCGTCACGGCGATCCAGCTCGACACGAAGCTCGACGGCATCCCGTCGTCGGTGCTCTCGGCCGCGCTGACGCAGGCCAAGGAGGCCCGCCTGACGATCCTCGGCGTCCTGAACGCCGCGATCGACTCGCCGGACGAGATGGCGCCGACCGCGCCGCGCGTCATCAGCGTGCAGATCCCGGTCGACAAGATCGGCGAGCTCATCGGCCCCAAGGGCAAGACGATCAATGGCATCCAGGACGAGACCGGCGCCGACATCTCCATCGAGGAGGACGGCACCGTCTACATCGGAGCGACCGACGGCCCGTCGGCCGAGGCCGCCCGCGCCCAGGTCAACGCGATCGCCAACCCCACCAACCCGGAGGTCGGCGAGCAGTTCCTCGGCACGGTCGTGAAGATCGCGACGTTCGGCGCGTTCATCTCGCTCCTGCCCGGCAAGGACGGACTGCTGCACATCAGCGAGGTCCGCAAGCTCGCCGGCGGCAAGCGCGTCGAGAACGTCGACGACGTCGTGTCGGTCGGTCAGAAGCTGCTCGTGCGCATCACCAAGGTCGACGACCGCGGCAAGCTGTCGCTCGAGCCGGTCATCGAGGAGGCCGCCTCGGCCGAGGCCGAGGCTCCCGCGCAGGCCTGA
- a CDS encoding oxygenase MpaB family protein — protein sequence MPELNRRTVLTLGAALGFTGVAAPSAAWSWSPTGSVAGYGSGVDPQWVWDDGIDQIMARVIDKGQVPQVNWAMGNWVHNWQSVPWGLPSELRGYLKESTKLPDWADRGKLRRAADFNRRKDIYLFFIYGLGGGIMSTVIPREAKSVYWSKGGADMQDRAAKTFTFGYDLSDIDAYEGTGEFIVTSNKTRMVHAAVRHLLPQSPHWKAVADESIPISNGDILVTFHSTGTFAHKKMKEWGVVMSPEDEDAFLHSWQVALHYLGVKDEYIPATWDEAHAQAAQNLDPILSWTEEGQALAEVLLGLTAQIDLGVTRGFLNEFVRYQLGDEIGDWLGLFRDPVSREIIDTGWPLYIKFREGIMPVEPVNFLLFDQFIKALAMLFLNRFSSPTTTAITVPDMNRPY from the coding sequence GTGCCTGAGTTGAACAGACGAACCGTCCTGACGCTGGGGGCCGCGCTCGGCTTCACCGGCGTCGCCGCGCCGAGCGCCGCGTGGTCCTGGTCCCCCACCGGATCCGTGGCCGGCTACGGATCCGGTGTGGACCCGCAGTGGGTGTGGGACGACGGCATCGACCAGATCATGGCGAGGGTCATCGACAAGGGCCAGGTCCCCCAGGTCAATTGGGCGATGGGCAACTGGGTCCACAATTGGCAGTCGGTGCCGTGGGGTCTGCCGAGCGAGCTGCGCGGCTATCTGAAGGAGTCGACCAAGCTGCCCGACTGGGCCGACCGGGGCAAGCTCCGCCGCGCGGCCGACTTCAACCGCCGCAAGGACATCTACCTGTTCTTCATCTACGGGCTCGGCGGCGGCATCATGAGCACGGTCATCCCCCGCGAGGCGAAGTCGGTGTACTGGTCCAAGGGCGGCGCCGACATGCAGGACCGCGCCGCGAAGACCTTCACCTTCGGCTACGACCTCAGCGACATCGACGCCTACGAGGGCACGGGCGAGTTCATCGTCACGTCGAACAAGACGCGCATGGTCCACGCCGCCGTGCGCCATCTGCTGCCCCAGTCGCCCCACTGGAAGGCCGTCGCCGACGAGTCGATCCCGATCAGCAACGGCGACATCCTCGTCACGTTCCACAGCACCGGCACCTTCGCGCACAAGAAGATGAAGGAGTGGGGCGTCGTGATGTCGCCCGAGGACGAGGATGCGTTCCTCCACTCGTGGCAGGTGGCGCTTCACTACCTGGGCGTCAAGGACGAGTACATCCCGGCGACGTGGGACGAGGCCCACGCCCAGGCCGCGCAGAACCTCGACCCGATCCTGTCGTGGACCGAGGAGGGCCAGGCGCTCGCCGAGGTGCTGCTCGGGCTCACCGCGCAGATCGACCTCGGCGTCACGCGCGGGTTCCTCAACGAGTTCGTGCGCTATCAGCTCGGCGACGAGATCGGCGACTGGCTGGGCCTGTTCCGCGACCCGGTGTCGCGCGAGATCATCGACACCGGCTGGCCGCTGTACATCAAGTTCCGCGAGGGCATCATGCCCGTCGAGCCGGTGAACTTCCTGCTGTTCGATCAGTTCATCAAGGCGCTGGCGATGCTGTTCCTGAACAGGTTCTCGTCGCCGACGACGACGGCCATCACGGTCCCGGACATGAACCGCCCCTACTGA
- a CDS encoding GDSL-type esterase/lipase family protein — translation MRVAVLAESFLPHMNGVTGSVLHILRHLADAGHETLVIAPRAGDIDADLHGARTALLRSVPLPSYPEVRVVFARAARLTEILRSFAPDVVHLASPFVLGWQGLAAAEALRIPTVAVYQTDVIAYARKYGMPRATALVSSHIARLHRRATVTLAPSAASMRQLADLDVDRLRLWGRGVDAERFSPRRRSEAWRARIAGGRTVIGYVGRLAPEKQVADLAALSGIPGTRLVIVGDGPSRPSLEGMLPDAVFLGHQTGDALAEAMAGFDVFVHPGESETFGQTIQEALASGVPVVATGVGGPVDLVRSSIDGWLYRPGDLADMRRRVEDLTGDPAKRAAFAAAARAAMSDRSWARTVERLTGHYRQAIELRAMDDSLLVRGTRRPDPVDDIAPARPWRRFVALGDSLTEGLCDSSRMNAGEYRGWADRLAQLLAHGQDGPFRYANLAVRSRRVADLVDEQLPVALALRPDLVSILIGANDLVGPSADPEALAARVEGAVRRLRAAGADVLLVTTFLPPRRAARLFARRFGAYNVHLRRIAEETGARLVDIEPQPAMRDSAMWADDRVHLRSGGHRFLAYRAAAALGVPDAAELADLDAILHSEEDEPAHPAGWLTRDALPWVWRRMRGRTAGDGVSAKHDDYVVIGRGETRTRSRAR, via the coding sequence GTGAGAGTCGCGGTCCTGGCCGAATCCTTCCTTCCGCACATGAACGGCGTCACCGGTTCGGTGCTGCACATCCTGCGCCACCTCGCGGACGCCGGTCACGAGACCCTCGTGATCGCCCCGCGCGCCGGCGACATCGACGCCGACCTGCACGGAGCGCGCACGGCGCTGCTGCGCTCGGTGCCGTTGCCCAGCTATCCCGAGGTGCGCGTCGTCTTCGCGCGCGCCGCGCGCCTCACCGAGATCCTGCGGTCGTTCGCCCCCGACGTCGTGCACCTCGCCTCGCCGTTCGTGCTGGGCTGGCAGGGCCTCGCCGCGGCCGAGGCGCTCAGGATCCCGACCGTCGCGGTCTACCAGACCGACGTCATCGCGTACGCGCGCAAGTACGGCATGCCCCGCGCGACCGCGCTGGTGTCTTCGCACATCGCACGCCTGCATCGCCGCGCGACGGTGACGCTCGCCCCGAGCGCGGCCTCGATGCGGCAGCTGGCCGACCTCGACGTGGACCGCCTGCGCCTGTGGGGGCGCGGCGTGGACGCCGAGCGGTTCTCACCGCGACGACGCAGCGAAGCGTGGCGCGCGCGGATCGCGGGCGGGCGCACCGTGATCGGCTACGTCGGCCGTCTCGCCCCCGAGAAGCAGGTGGCCGACCTCGCTGCGCTCTCGGGCATCCCCGGCACGCGCCTGGTGATCGTCGGCGACGGGCCGTCGCGGCCCTCCCTGGAGGGGATGCTGCCCGACGCGGTGTTCCTCGGACACCAGACGGGCGACGCGCTCGCCGAGGCGATGGCCGGCTTCGATGTCTTCGTCCACCCGGGCGAGAGCGAGACGTTCGGGCAGACGATCCAGGAGGCGCTGGCCAGCGGCGTGCCCGTCGTCGCCACCGGCGTCGGCGGACCCGTGGACCTGGTGCGCTCGAGCATCGACGGGTGGCTGTACCGCCCCGGCGACCTCGCCGACATGCGCCGCCGCGTCGAGGACCTCACGGGCGACCCGGCCAAGCGCGCGGCGTTCGCCGCCGCCGCCCGTGCGGCGATGTCGGATCGCTCGTGGGCGCGCACGGTCGAGCGGCTCACCGGGCACTACCGGCAGGCGATCGAGCTGCGCGCGATGGACGACAGCCTGCTCGTGCGCGGCACGCGGCGTCCCGATCCGGTCGACGACATCGCGCCCGCGCGGCCGTGGCGTCGCTTCGTCGCGCTGGGCGACTCGCTCACCGAGGGGCTGTGCGACTCCTCCCGCATGAACGCGGGGGAGTACCGCGGCTGGGCCGACCGCCTGGCCCAGCTGCTCGCTCACGGCCAGGACGGCCCCTTCCGCTACGCCAACCTCGCGGTGCGCAGCCGCCGGGTCGCCGACCTCGTCGACGAGCAGCTGCCGGTGGCGCTCGCGCTGCGGCCCGACCTCGTCTCGATCCTGATCGGCGCCAACGATCTGGTCGGCCCATCGGCCGACCCCGAAGCGCTCGCCGCGCGCGTGGAGGGCGCCGTGCGCCGACTGCGCGCCGCGGGGGCCGACGTGCTGCTGGTCACCACCTTCCTTCCGCCGCGACGCGCGGCGCGGCTCTTCGCGAGGCGCTTCGGCGCGTACAACGTGCACCTGCGCCGCATCGCCGAGGAGACCGGCGCCCGGCTGGTCGACATCGAGCCGCAGCCGGCGATGCGCGATTCGGCGATGTGGGCCGACGATCGCGTCCACCTGCGCTCGGGGGGCCACCGGTTCCTGGCCTATCGCGCGGCCGCGGCCCTCGGCGTGCCCGATGCCGCCGAGCTCGCCGATCTCGACGCGATCCTCCACTCGGAGGAGGACGAGCCGGCCCATCCCGCCGGATGGCTGACGCGCGACGCGCTGCCATGGGTGTGGCGGCGGATGCGCGGCCGCACCGCAGGCGACGGCGTCTCGGCCAAGCACGACGACTACGTGGTGATCGGCCGCGGCGAGACGCGGACGCGCTCCCGCGCTCGCTGA
- a CDS encoding RimK family alpha-L-glutamate ligase, with protein MKLAILSRAPKAYSTQRLKTAALQRGHNVKVLDTLRFGIDLSGDEPDLQYRGRPLSDYDAILPRIGNSITYFGTAVVRQFEQMDVYTPNTANGITNSRDKLRATQILSRHGIGMPATAFVRNRADVRPAIERVGGAPVVIKLLEGTQGIGVILAPEVKVAEAIIETLQSTKQNVLIQRFVQESRGRDIRALVVGDRVVAAMRRSASGDEFRSNVHRGGTVEPVELTAEYEQAAVRSAQIMGLKVAGVDMLVGNDGPLVMEVNSSPGLEGIETATRLDVAGAIIDHIANQVAFPEIDVRQRLSVSTGYGVAELLVHGAADIVGKKLGESGLGERDITVLTLHRGTTVVPNPRRSTVLEAEDRLLCFGKLEEMRSMIPERRRRRAKVRKLPKEPIPASSDDDADAQTG; from the coding sequence ATGAAGCTCGCGATCCTCTCGCGCGCGCCCAAGGCGTACTCGACCCAGCGGCTCAAGACCGCCGCGCTGCAGCGCGGCCACAACGTCAAGGTGCTCGACACCCTGCGGTTCGGCATCGATCTGTCGGGCGACGAACCCGACCTGCAGTACCGCGGGCGGCCCCTCAGCGACTACGACGCGATCCTCCCCCGCATCGGCAACTCGATCACCTACTTCGGCACCGCCGTGGTCCGCCAGTTCGAGCAGATGGACGTGTACACGCCCAATACCGCGAACGGAATCACGAACTCCCGCGACAAGCTCCGGGCGACCCAGATCCTGTCGCGTCACGGCATCGGGATGCCCGCGACGGCGTTCGTGCGCAATCGCGCCGACGTGCGCCCCGCCATCGAGCGCGTGGGCGGAGCTCCGGTCGTGATCAAGCTGCTCGAAGGCACGCAGGGCATCGGCGTGATCCTCGCGCCCGAGGTCAAGGTCGCCGAGGCGATCATCGAGACTCTGCAGTCCACGAAGCAGAACGTGCTGATCCAGAGGTTCGTCCAGGAGAGCCGCGGACGCGACATCCGCGCGCTCGTCGTCGGCGATCGGGTCGTCGCCGCCATGCGGCGCAGCGCCTCGGGTGACGAGTTCCGCTCGAACGTGCACCGCGGCGGCACCGTCGAGCCCGTCGAGCTGACGGCGGAATACGAGCAGGCCGCCGTGCGGTCGGCGCAGATCATGGGACTCAAGGTCGCCGGCGTCGACATGCTCGTCGGCAACGACGGTCCGCTCGTGATGGAGGTCAACTCCTCCCCCGGACTCGAGGGCATCGAGACGGCCACGCGCCTGGACGTCGCCGGCGCCATCATCGACCACATCGCCAATCAGGTCGCATTCCCCGAGATCGACGTGCGCCAGCGGCTCAGCGTGTCCACCGGCTACGGCGTGGCCGAGCTGCTCGTGCACGGCGCGGCGGACATCGTGGGCAAGAAGCTCGGCGAGTCCGGTCTCGGCGAGCGAGACATCACGGTGCTGACCCTCCACCGCGGCACGACGGTGGTCCCCAACCCGCGGCGCAGCACCGTCCTCGAGGCCGAGGACCGCCTGCTGTGCTTCGGCAAGCTCGAGGAGATGCGCTCGATGATCCCCGAGCGCAGGCGGCGCCGCGCCAAGGTGCGCAAGCTCCCGAAGGAGCCGATCCCCGCCTCGTCGGACGACGACGCCGACGCTCAGACCGGATAG